Proteins encoded within one genomic window of Neodiprion fabricii isolate iyNeoFabr1 chromosome 6, iyNeoFabr1.1, whole genome shotgun sequence:
- the LOC124185710 gene encoding uncharacterized protein LOC124185710, whose translation MIMKISNNPRHFSSLIILFLTFQTGAAIDCFKCVSIGGNNKACDDPFHNNGTLGFLETPCLGGRKGRDGLFPATACIKIAGIYDESGVSLTVRSCALDSGTLTTDSEIIRMSHCGGFYFDEKYVRGCVQSCSDADACNRSGKNSHSAVLILAIFAVLGRL comes from the exons atgataatgaaaatttcgaacaatccTCGTCACTTTTCATCGTTGATCATCCTTTTCCTTACTTTTCAAACCG GTGCTGCCATCGATTGTTTCAAATGCGTTTCGATCGGGGGTAACAATAAGGCTTGCGACGATCCCTTCCACAATAATGGTACCCTCGGTTTCCTGGAGACGCCATGTCTTGGAGGTCGCAAGGGACGCGACGGCTTGTTTCCGGCTACAGCCTGCATCAAAATTGCTGGAATTTACG ATGAATCCGGGGTTTCGTTGACGGTGAGGAGCTGTGCCTTGGACAGCGGGACCCTGACGACGGACTCGGAGATCATCAGGATGTCTCACTGTGGCGGATTCTACTTCGACGAGAA GTACGTTCGAGGCTGTGTTCAATCCTGCAGCGACGCCGACGCCTGTAACAGGtctggaaaaaattcacactcgGCGGTCCTGATCCTTGCGATTTTCGCAGTCCTTGGTCGGCTTTGA